Proteins encoded by one window of Pseudonocardia alni:
- a CDS encoding DUF456 domain-containing protein produces the protein MTALAVVAGLMMLVGLAGIVLPVLPGPLLIVGGVAVWAVPRGDAVGWWVLGIAVLVTVAGQVAKYLLPGRRLKAAGVPTRTLFAGLVLGVVGFFVVPVVGLFLGFVLGVWLAELARLPDAATAWRSAREALTAVGWSILIELAAGLVTVAVWIGGLVVG, from the coding sequence ATGACCGCCCTCGCCGTCGTCGCCGGCCTGATGATGCTCGTCGGCCTGGCCGGGATCGTGCTGCCGGTGCTGCCCGGGCCGCTGCTGATCGTCGGCGGGGTGGCGGTCTGGGCGGTCCCGCGCGGCGACGCGGTCGGCTGGTGGGTGCTCGGCATCGCGGTGCTCGTCACCGTCGCCGGTCAGGTCGCGAAGTACCTGCTCCCGGGACGCCGGCTCAAGGCAGCCGGGGTCCCGACCCGCACCCTGTTCGCGGGGCTCGTGCTGGGGGTGGTCGGCTTCTTCGTCGTGCCCGTCGTCGGGCTGTTCCTCGGGTTCGTGCTCGGGGTGTGGCTGGCCGAGCTGGCCCGGCTGCCCGACGCCGCCACCGCCTGGCGCTCGGCACGCGAGGCGCTCACCGCCGTCGGCTGGAGCATCCTCATCGAGCTCGCCGCCGGGCTGGTGACGGTCGCGGTGTGGATCGGCGGCCTGGTCGTCGGCTGA
- a CDS encoding winged helix-turn-helix domain-containing protein, which translates to MRTISADVARRTFLAAQGFTDPRPSGPVTRRHLGRVLDRVKLLQLDSVNIAVRAHYMPLFSRLGAYPTALLDDAAWSPGARRPRLLAETWAHEASLVPVQDMPLLSHEALPRRWWKHYGPLLEKHPALAGDILDVVAESGPLGAGAIEKALAPHGRAGEVRPRPPGATWWERSEVKRVCEYLFATGELSVGTRVHFERHYDLPSRVLPPEVLAQPVPDPADAARELVARSASALGIGTETDLRDYYRLGPERTRTAIAELVDAGALEPVSVRGWDRPAYRDPAARVPRAVTGRALLCPFDPLVWERDRTERIFGFRYRIEIYVPEPKREYGYYVFPFLLDGELVGRVDLKADRAAGVLRVPGAFAEPGASAPRPRIAAELAGELATMAGWIGLDGVAVGERGDLAAELRAEVAAR; encoded by the coding sequence GTGCGCACGATCTCAGCCGATGTCGCCCGTCGGACGTTCCTCGCGGCCCAGGGCTTCACCGACCCACGGCCGTCCGGGCCGGTCACCCGGCGCCATCTCGGACGGGTGCTGGACCGGGTGAAGCTGCTGCAGCTCGACTCGGTCAACATCGCGGTGCGCGCGCACTACATGCCGCTGTTCAGCAGGCTCGGTGCCTACCCGACCGCCCTCCTCGACGACGCGGCGTGGTCGCCGGGCGCCCGGCGACCGCGCCTGCTGGCGGAGACCTGGGCGCACGAGGCGAGTCTGGTCCCGGTCCAGGACATGCCGCTGCTCTCGCACGAGGCGTTGCCGCGGCGCTGGTGGAAGCACTACGGCCCGCTGCTGGAGAAGCACCCGGCCCTGGCCGGGGACATCCTCGACGTCGTCGCGGAGTCCGGGCCGCTGGGTGCCGGTGCGATCGAGAAGGCGCTCGCCCCGCACGGACGGGCCGGTGAGGTGCGCCCGCGCCCGCCCGGCGCGACCTGGTGGGAACGCTCGGAGGTCAAGCGGGTCTGCGAGTACCTGTTCGCGACGGGGGAGCTGTCGGTCGGCACCCGTGTCCACTTCGAACGCCACTACGACCTGCCCTCGCGTGTGCTGCCCCCGGAGGTCCTCGCGCAGCCCGTACCGGACCCGGCGGACGCCGCGCGCGAGCTCGTGGCCAGGTCCGCGTCCGCGCTGGGCATCGGTACCGAGACCGACCTGCGCGACTACTACCGGCTCGGCCCGGAGCGCACCCGCACCGCGATCGCCGAGCTGGTCGACGCGGGTGCCCTGGAGCCGGTGAGCGTGCGCGGCTGGGACCGGCCCGCCTACCGGGACCCGGCGGCCCGGGTGCCGCGCGCGGTGACCGGGCGGGCGCTGCTGTGCCCGTTCGACCCGCTGGTGTGGGAGCGGGACCGGACCGAGCGGATCTTCGGGTTCCGCTACCGCATCGAGATCTACGTGCCGGAGCCGAAGCGGGAGTACGGCTACTACGTCTTCCCGTTCCTGCTCGACGGCGAGCTCGTCGGACGGGTCGACCTCAAGGCCGACCGGGCGGCCGGGGTGCTGCGGGTGCCCGGCGCGTTCGCCGAGCCCGGGGCGAGCGCCCCGCGCCCGCGGATCGCGGCCGAGCTGGCCGGGGAGCTCGCGACGATGGCGGGCTGGATCGGGCTCGACGGCGTCGCGGTGGGGGAGCGGGGGGACCTGGCCGCCGAGCTCCGTGCCGAGGTCGCCGCCCGGTGA
- a CDS encoding dioxygenase family protein — MPRYQGRDLPRPDDEVVDQGLGFDLGTLLSRRRMLAVLGVGAVTAGLAACGTAAPSATTATTTGEIPDETAGPYPGDGTNGANVLTESGVVRSDIRSSFGTGSATAAGVPMTLELTITDMAAAGMAGAAVYVWHCDRDGRYSLYSEGLEDENYLRGVQVAGSDGKVRFTSIFPACYKGRWPHIHFEVYPSEADITDAADAVATSQVALPQADCDTVYATTGYEQSVSNLAELSLASDNVFGDDGGALQLATVTGDPATGYTVALTAAVDLSTEPTAGAAPGGGGPGAGGPGGPPPGS, encoded by the coding sequence ATGCCCCGCTACCAGGGCCGTGATCTGCCCCGCCCCGACGACGAGGTCGTCGACCAGGGCCTCGGGTTCGACCTCGGCACCCTGCTGAGCAGGCGCCGCATGCTGGCAGTGCTCGGCGTCGGCGCCGTCACCGCCGGGCTCGCGGCCTGTGGTACCGCGGCCCCGTCGGCGACGACCGCGACCACGACCGGCGAGATCCCGGACGAGACGGCCGGCCCGTACCCCGGTGACGGCACCAACGGTGCGAACGTGCTGACCGAGTCCGGGGTGGTCCGCAGCGACATCCGGTCGAGCTTCGGCACCGGCTCGGCCACCGCGGCCGGGGTGCCGATGACCCTCGAGCTGACGATCACCGACATGGCCGCCGCGGGCATGGCGGGTGCCGCGGTCTACGTCTGGCACTGCGATCGCGACGGCCGGTACTCCCTGTACTCCGAGGGGCTGGAGGACGAGAACTACCTGCGAGGGGTCCAGGTCGCCGGCAGCGACGGGAAGGTGCGCTTCACCAGCATCTTCCCGGCCTGCTACAAGGGGCGCTGGCCGCACATCCACTTCGAGGTCTACCCCTCCGAGGCCGACATCACCGACGCCGCCGACGCGGTCGCCACCTCGCAGGTCGCCCTGCCGCAGGCCGACTGCGACACCGTCTACGCCACCACGGGATACGAGCAGTCGGTGTCCAACCTGGCCGAGCTGAGCCTGGCGTCCGACAACGTCTTCGGCGACGACGGCGGCGCCCTCCAGCTCGCGACCGTCACCGGCGATCCGGCCACGGGCTACACGGTCGCACTGACCGCCGCCGTCGACCTGTCCACCGAGCCGACCGCGGGTGCCGCCCCGGGCGGGGGCGGGCCGGGCGCCGGCGGCCCCGGCGGCCCACCGCCCGGCAGCTGA
- a CDS encoding ABC transporter ATP-binding protein — protein sequence MSTPVLSVRDLTVAFPSEAGRVEAVRGVGFDLLPGRTLGVVGESGSGKSVTSLAVMGLLPDTASVTGSITLSGRELVGLSDEAMSGIRGDDIGMIFQDPLSSLTPIFTVGDQLVEAMQIHRDIGRAKARERAVELLDLVGIPDPRRRVRAFPHEFSGGMRQRVMIAMAIANDPTVIIADEPTTALDVTVQAQILDVLKVARDETGAAVVMITHDLGVVAGVADDVLVMYAGRPVETAPVDELFAAPRMPYTIGLLGAVPRVDTVERRPLVPVPGSPPAPTDLPPGCPFAPRCPVAVDACPTAEPPLVPVPGRDGHAAACVRTGEIVDGAIGGEPVFAVPDLPVGDDDADDRETRPAVLSVQHLRKTFPLMKGSLVRRRVGTVHAVADVDLDIRRGETLGLVGESGCGKTTTLLEIMNLLPPEGGTIEVAGTDVATLRGRADIAALRREIQIVFQDPMGALDPRMTVGDILTEPLRAAGWTDRGRVATRVDELMALVGLDPEHVDRFPAAFSGGQRQRIGIARALATKPSLLVLDEPVSALDVSVQAGVLNLLTALQRELGLSYLFVAHDLSVVRHVADRVAVMYLGRIVESGAVADVFGNPQHPYTQALLSAIPVPDPQVERTRQRVVLSGDLPSPTDDAPGCAFLGRCPLARTLSEHERSRCAGETPALTVKDGASDADSDHRNACHFR from the coding sequence ATGAGCACCCCCGTGCTGTCCGTGCGCGATCTGACCGTCGCGTTCCCCTCCGAGGCCGGTCGGGTGGAGGCCGTCCGCGGTGTCGGCTTCGACCTGCTGCCCGGGCGCACGCTCGGCGTCGTCGGCGAGTCCGGGTCCGGCAAGTCGGTGACCTCGCTGGCCGTGATGGGGCTGCTGCCCGACACGGCGTCGGTGACGGGCTCGATCACGCTGTCCGGCCGCGAGCTGGTCGGGCTGTCCGACGAGGCGATGTCCGGGATCCGCGGCGACGACATCGGGATGATCTTCCAGGACCCGCTGTCCTCGCTCACCCCGATCTTCACCGTCGGCGACCAGCTCGTCGAGGCGATGCAGATCCACCGCGACATCGGCCGGGCGAAGGCCCGCGAACGTGCGGTCGAGCTGCTCGACCTGGTCGGCATCCCCGACCCCCGGCGACGCGTGCGCGCCTTCCCCCACGAGTTCTCCGGCGGCATGCGCCAGCGCGTCATGATCGCGATGGCGATCGCGAACGACCCGACCGTGATCATCGCCGACGAGCCGACGACCGCCCTGGACGTCACCGTGCAGGCGCAGATCCTCGACGTGCTGAAGGTGGCGCGCGACGAGACCGGCGCGGCCGTCGTCATGATCACCCACGACCTGGGCGTGGTCGCCGGGGTCGCCGACGACGTGCTCGTCATGTACGCCGGGCGCCCGGTCGAGACCGCCCCGGTGGACGAGCTGTTCGCCGCGCCGCGGATGCCGTACACGATCGGCCTGCTGGGCGCGGTCCCCCGCGTCGACACCGTCGAGCGACGCCCGCTGGTCCCGGTGCCCGGCAGCCCGCCCGCACCGACCGACCTGCCGCCGGGCTGCCCGTTCGCGCCGCGCTGCCCGGTCGCCGTCGACGCCTGCCCCACCGCGGAGCCCCCGCTGGTGCCGGTCCCGGGCCGCGACGGTCACGCCGCCGCCTGCGTGCGGACCGGCGAGATCGTCGACGGCGCGATCGGTGGCGAGCCGGTGTTCGCCGTCCCCGACCTGCCCGTCGGCGACGACGACGCCGACGACCGCGAGACCCGTCCCGCGGTGCTGTCGGTGCAGCACCTGCGCAAGACGTTCCCGCTGATGAAGGGGTCCCTGGTGCGACGCCGGGTCGGGACGGTGCACGCCGTCGCCGACGTCGACCTCGACATCCGCCGCGGCGAGACCCTCGGCCTGGTCGGCGAGTCCGGCTGCGGCAAGACGACGACGCTGCTGGAGATCATGAACCTGCTCCCGCCGGAGGGCGGGACGATCGAGGTCGCGGGCACCGACGTCGCGACGCTGCGCGGCCGCGCCGACATCGCCGCGCTGCGCCGGGAGATCCAGATCGTCTTCCAGGACCCGATGGGGGCGCTCGACCCGCGCATGACGGTCGGCGACATCCTCACCGAGCCGCTGCGGGCGGCCGGCTGGACCGACCGGGGCCGGGTCGCGACCCGGGTCGACGAGCTGATGGCGCTGGTCGGCCTGGACCCGGAGCACGTGGACCGGTTCCCGGCGGCGTTCTCCGGCGGGCAGCGCCAGCGCATCGGGATCGCCCGCGCGCTGGCGACGAAGCCGTCGCTGCTGGTGCTCGACGAGCCGGTGTCCGCCCTCGACGTCTCGGTGCAGGCCGGTGTGCTGAACCTGCTCACCGCGCTGCAGCGCGAGCTGGGACTGAGCTACCTGTTCGTCGCGCACGACCTGTCGGTGGTGCGGCACGTCGCGGACCGGGTCGCGGTCATGTACCTGGGCCGGATCGTGGAGTCCGGCGCGGTCGCCGACGTGTTCGGCAACCCGCAGCACCCCTACACGCAGGCGCTGCTGTCGGCGATCCCGGTGCCGGACCCGCAGGTGGAGCGCACCCGGCAGCGGGTGGTGCTCTCCGGGGACCTGCCGAGCCCGACCGACGACGCGCCGGGCTGCGCGTTCCTGGGCCGCTGCCCCCTGGCCCGGACCCTGTCCGAGCACGAGCGGTCCCGCTGCGCCGGGGAGACCCCCGCGCTGACGGTCAAGGACGGCGCCAGCGACGCCGACTCCGACCACCGCAACGCCTGCCACTTCCGCTGA
- a CDS encoding nitroreductase family deazaflavin-dependent oxidoreductase, which produces MDRTEIAATNASMTARVLQMPTTPVPDGGYALRVLRTRGRRSGEPRDTPIGVVGHGGAGYLVSPTGGRDWVRNLRATPECAIRSVTGDEPHRAVEPGRAEAAAVVVGYLRALDVPWALSAFPVPADATEEQVAEYLDAIAVFRLDPA; this is translated from the coding sequence GTGGACCGCACCGAGATCGCCGCGACGAACGCCTCCATGACCGCCCGGGTGCTGCAGATGCCCACCACCCCCGTCCCCGACGGTGGTTACGCCCTGCGCGTGCTGCGTACCCGCGGGCGGCGCAGCGGGGAGCCGCGCGACACCCCGATCGGTGTCGTCGGGCACGGTGGCGCCGGCTACCTGGTCTCCCCCACCGGTGGGCGGGACTGGGTGCGCAACCTGCGGGCGACGCCGGAGTGCGCGATCCGCTCAGTCACGGGCGACGAGCCGCACCGCGCGGTCGAGCCCGGGCGCGCCGAGGCCGCGGCCGTCGTCGTCGGCTACCTGCGGGCACTCGACGTGCCGTGGGCGCTGTCGGCGTTCCCGGTGCCGGCCGACGCCACCGAGGAGCAGGTCGCCGAGTACCTGGACGCGATCGCCGTGTTCCGCCTCGATCCCGCCTGA
- a CDS encoding ABC transporter permease, producing MLRYLLRRGAGWLAMIVVATNLVYFLANSFLDPRVNYLQLRPPRTDAEIARSLGQYNLDSNVPVLERWWIWVTGIVTRWDWGTSPIGDPVNAQVAFRVVVSGQLVFFSLLLSIVIGVALGVYSAQRQYRLGDRAAQLTSVFTLNIPSAVAALAVVFVAIAINQGVGGTLFYVAGSESPGVTGFWPLLLDRAQHLVLPTISLLIISYAGYHLLQRSMLLDVVNSDYVRTARAKGLTRRQAIRRHGLRSSMIPVATQVAFAIPALFTGAVITEKTFAWQGMGDYFIRTISTNDIHGVVATAAFGAVTTAVGAMLADVAVVALDPRVRVG from the coding sequence GTGCTCCGGTACCTCCTGCGCAGGGGCGCCGGGTGGCTCGCGATGATCGTCGTCGCGACCAACCTGGTCTACTTCCTCGCGAACTCGTTCCTCGACCCCCGGGTCAACTACCTGCAGCTGCGGCCGCCGCGCACCGACGCGGAGATCGCCCGTTCGCTGGGCCAGTACAACCTGGACTCGAACGTCCCGGTCCTGGAGCGGTGGTGGATCTGGGTCACCGGGATCGTGACCCGGTGGGACTGGGGCACCAGCCCGATCGGCGACCCGGTGAACGCGCAGGTGGCGTTCCGCGTCGTGGTGTCCGGGCAGCTGGTGTTCTTCTCGCTGCTGCTGTCGATCGTGATCGGGGTGGCGCTCGGGGTCTACTCGGCCCAGCGCCAGTACCGGCTCGGTGACCGCGCCGCCCAGCTGACCTCGGTGTTCACCCTGAACATCCCGTCGGCGGTCGCGGCGCTGGCGGTCGTGTTCGTCGCCATCGCGATCAACCAGGGTGTCGGCGGGACGCTGTTCTACGTCGCGGGGTCCGAGTCGCCCGGGGTCACCGGGTTCTGGCCGCTGCTCCTCGACCGGGCCCAGCACCTGGTGCTGCCGACGATCTCGCTGCTGATCATCTCCTACGCGGGCTACCACCTGCTGCAGCGCTCGATGCTGCTCGACGTGGTCAACTCCGACTACGTGCGGACCGCCCGGGCCAAGGGGCTGACCCGCAGGCAGGCCATCCGCCGCCACGGGCTGCGCAGCTCGATGATCCCGGTCGCCACCCAGGTGGCGTTCGCGATCCCGGCGCTGTTCACCGGCGCGGTGATCACCGAGAAGACCTTCGCCTGGCAGGGCATGGGCGACTACTTCATCCGCACCATCTCGACCAACGACATCCACGGCGTCGTCGCCACGGCGGCGTTCGGCGCGGTGACGACGGCGGTCGGCGCCATGCTCGCCGACGTCGCGGTCGTCGCCCTCGACCCGAGGGTGCGGGTGGGCTGA
- a CDS encoding GNAT family N-acetyltransferase has protein sequence MATATVRPATDDDVGAIMAIQDRTWRTAYAGLLPEEAFTGLTSDAARSHWSDAVHAGDGFHLFVAVEGDETVGFAAAARYAGADGMAIAEVSTLLVEPRWGRRGHGGRLLAAAAAALRESGSDSGRTWVAEADTASRNFYSRAGWAPDGAVRTLDTGSSTLREVRHAGTLDLHLVG, from the coding sequence ATGGCCACCGCGACCGTCCGCCCCGCCACCGACGACGACGTCGGCGCGATCATGGCGATCCAGGACCGCACCTGGCGCACCGCCTACGCCGGGCTGCTGCCCGAGGAGGCGTTCACCGGGCTCACCTCCGACGCCGCGCGCTCGCACTGGAGCGACGCCGTGCACGCCGGGGACGGCTTCCACCTGTTCGTCGCCGTCGAGGGGGACGAGACCGTCGGGTTCGCCGCCGCCGCCCGCTACGCCGGGGCCGACGGCATGGCGATCGCCGAGGTCAGCACCCTGCTCGTGGAGCCGCGCTGGGGCAGGCGCGGGCACGGCGGTCGGCTGCTCGCCGCCGCCGCGGCCGCGCTGCGGGAGTCCGGCTCGGACTCGGGGCGCACCTGGGTGGCCGAGGCCGACACCGCCTCACGGAACTTCTACAGCCGCGCGGGCTGGGCGCCCGACGGCGCGGTGCGCACGCTGGACACCGGCTCGTCGACGCTGCGCGAGGTCCGCCACGCCGGGACGCTGGACCTGCACCTGGTCGGCTGA
- a CDS encoding ABC transporter permease: protein MSLNMPELAPTVGDGAGATAPRRRRGARAALVWRRYRRNRPAMAGLVVFGLLVLFSLVGGFLSPYDHTEVDFAALTAAPSLDHPLGTTAGGNDVYAQAVHGLQRSLTIAVTVSLLTTLIAAVVGAGAAYLGGGRTWARRGERALLTVVHFLMVVPSFLILALASQWGAGDYRILIVALTLLGWMTTARVVWTVATTLREREYVSAARFMGVSGPGIVFRHLIPNIGSLLIVTFTLNVASTVQSETALSFIGFGVQIPDVSLGTMLADGGSSMATAPWIFIVPSVLLVLLTASLAFVGDGLRDALDPTSRAGGSA from the coding sequence ATGAGCCTGAACATGCCCGAGCTCGCCCCCACGGTCGGCGACGGCGCCGGGGCCACCGCGCCCCGCCGTCGCCGGGGCGCCCGCGCCGCACTGGTCTGGCGTCGCTACCGGCGCAACCGGCCCGCGATGGCCGGCCTGGTCGTCTTCGGCCTGCTGGTGCTGTTCTCCCTGGTCGGCGGGTTCCTCTCCCCCTACGACCACACCGAGGTCGACTTCGCGGCGCTGACCGCGGCGCCGTCGCTGGACCACCCACTGGGCACCACCGCCGGCGGCAACGACGTCTACGCCCAGGCCGTGCACGGCCTGCAGCGCTCGCTGACCATCGCTGTCACGGTCTCGCTGCTGACCACCCTGATCGCCGCGGTCGTCGGGGCGGGCGCGGCCTACCTGGGCGGCGGGCGGACCTGGGCGCGGCGCGGCGAGCGCGCCCTGCTCACCGTCGTCCACTTCCTGATGGTGGTGCCGTCGTTCCTGATCCTGGCGCTGGCCTCGCAGTGGGGGGCGGGCGACTACCGGATCCTGATCGTCGCGCTGACCCTGCTGGGCTGGATGACCACCGCCCGCGTGGTCTGGACGGTCGCGACGACGCTGCGCGAGCGCGAGTACGTCTCGGCCGCCCGCTTCATGGGCGTGTCCGGGCCGGGGATCGTGTTCCGCCACCTCATCCCGAACATCGGCTCGCTGCTCATCGTCACGTTCACCCTGAATGTGGCGAGCACCGTGCAGAGCGAGACCGCGCTGTCGTTCATCGGGTTCGGCGTGCAGATCCCCGACGTCTCGCTGGGCACCATGCTCGCCGACGGCGGCTCCTCCATGGCGACCGCGCCGTGGATCTTCATCGTGCCGTCGGTGCTCCTGGTGCTGCTGACGGCGTCGCTCGCGTTCGTCGGCGACGGCCTGCGCGACGCCCTCGACCCGACGTCGCGCGCGGGAGGCAGCGCATGA
- the dapB gene encoding 4-hydroxy-tetrahydrodipicolinate reductase: protein MSGTIKVAVLGAKGRMGSEVCRAVEAAGDTELVAALDAGDDLSALDGADVAVDFTHPGAAITNIRECLARGVAPVVGTSGFDAARFDEVRAILDERGSGSVLVAPNFGVGAVLMMHFAAQAARFFDSAEVVELHHAGKVDAPSGTAARTASVIGAARREAGLGEVPDATTDDPHGARGAVVEGVHVHAVRMPGLIAHQEVILGTDGEVLTLRHDSMNRTSFMPGVLLAVRAVRDRPGLTIGLEPLLGLG from the coding sequence GTGAGCGGGACGATCAAGGTGGCGGTCCTCGGGGCGAAGGGCCGGATGGGCTCCGAGGTGTGCCGGGCGGTCGAGGCCGCCGGGGACACCGAGCTGGTCGCCGCACTGGACGCGGGCGACGACCTGTCCGCCCTCGACGGCGCCGACGTCGCCGTGGACTTCACCCACCCCGGCGCCGCGATCACCAACATCCGCGAGTGCCTGGCGCGCGGGGTCGCGCCCGTCGTCGGGACCAGCGGCTTCGACGCCGCCAGGTTCGACGAGGTCCGCGCGATCCTCGACGAGCGCGGCTCCGGCAGCGTGCTCGTCGCCCCGAACTTCGGGGTCGGCGCCGTGCTGATGATGCACTTCGCGGCGCAGGCCGCCCGCTTCTTCGACTCCGCCGAGGTCGTCGAGCTGCACCACGCCGGCAAGGTCGACGCGCCGTCCGGTACCGCCGCGCGGACCGCGTCGGTGATCGGCGCGGCACGACGCGAGGCCGGGCTCGGCGAGGTCCCCGACGCCACCACCGACGACCCGCACGGCGCCCGCGGCGCGGTCGTCGAGGGCGTCCACGTGCACGCGGTCCGGATGCCCGGGCTGATCGCGCACCAGGAGGTCATCCTCGGCACCGACGGCGAGGTCCTCACGCTGCGCCACGACTCGATGAACCGGACCAGCTTCATGCCGGGCGTGCTGCTCGCGGTGCGCGCCGTGCGCGACCGCCCGGGCCTGACGATCGGCCTGGAGCCGCTGCTCGGGCTCGGCTGA
- a CDS encoding ABC transporter family substrate-binding protein, whose protein sequence is MRRPIRRGAMTAAVAALALVLAGCGGGGSDGPAQTGESLSTTPSYNAQPYENVKDGGQVTLPFRSDLNPQFNVFQGDMTTDTRLAWGFYNPMVITFTPTGDPIVNPDYVTKADAVDSGGKTTVTYTINPKAVFNDGTPIDWRAFESTWKASSGKDPAFIPNSTDGYDRIASVTRGTDDKQAVVTFTGPNPWWQGLFNQLLHPKAAAPDAFNKGYLNNPHPEWGAGPYVLSNFDKQNSTLTFERNPKWWGKKGKLDRIILVQMEQQAKVNAFRNGQLDATEAESADFLAQARSVPGADIRTSGTPANYLLTLNSSTPVLKDTAVRKAVFDGIDRNQLVKIAFQGLDYTEDLGGSLVLQPYQKGYEDNLTGAVSFDPERAKQGLDAAGWVPGPDGIRAKDGQPLSFTYVQTGDTPTKRASSGAMVAMLKNIGVDLKVRVVPSTDFSKVMANKEFDMVFSGFKSSDPYGVAYICQMYCTDSTLNKSGTGTAALDAELRKVNTLPTADEQYAAANAVEKKALATYGLLPVYSGPSIWATKPGLANWGASLFAFSPLPETLGWQNGS, encoded by the coding sequence ATGCGCAGACCGATCCGACGCGGGGCGATGACCGCCGCCGTCGCGGCGCTGGCCCTGGTGCTGGCGGGCTGTGGCGGGGGTGGCTCCGACGGGCCCGCGCAGACGGGCGAGTCGCTGTCCACGACGCCGTCGTACAACGCCCAGCCGTACGAGAACGTCAAGGACGGCGGACAGGTCACGCTGCCGTTCCGTTCGGACCTGAACCCGCAGTTCAACGTCTTCCAAGGCGACATGACCACGGACACCCGGCTCGCCTGGGGGTTCTACAATCCGATGGTCATCACGTTCACCCCCACCGGGGACCCGATCGTCAACCCGGACTACGTGACCAAGGCCGACGCCGTCGACAGCGGGGGCAAGACCACTGTCACGTACACGATCAACCCGAAGGCCGTGTTCAACGACGGCACGCCGATCGACTGGCGGGCCTTCGAGTCGACCTGGAAGGCCAGCAGCGGCAAGGACCCGGCCTTCATCCCGAACTCCACCGATGGCTACGACCGCATCGCGTCGGTGACCCGAGGTACCGACGACAAGCAGGCCGTCGTCACGTTCACCGGGCCCAACCCGTGGTGGCAGGGCCTGTTCAACCAGCTCCTGCATCCGAAGGCCGCCGCCCCGGACGCCTTCAACAAGGGGTATCTGAACAACCCGCACCCCGAGTGGGGCGCCGGGCCGTATGTCCTGTCGAACTTCGACAAACAGAACTCGACGCTCACCTTCGAGCGCAACCCGAAGTGGTGGGGCAAGAAGGGCAAGCTCGACCGGATCATCCTGGTGCAGATGGAGCAGCAGGCGAAGGTCAACGCGTTCCGCAACGGCCAGCTCGACGCGACCGAGGCCGAGTCGGCCGATTTCCTCGCCCAGGCCCGGTCCGTGCCGGGCGCGGACATCCGCACCTCCGGGACCCCGGCCAACTACCTGCTGACCCTCAACAGCAGCACGCCGGTCCTCAAGGACACGGCGGTCCGCAAGGCCGTGTTCGACGGCATCGACCGCAACCAGCTCGTCAAGATCGCCTTTCAGGGTCTCGACTACACCGAGGACCTCGGTGGGTCGCTGGTGCTGCAGCCGTATCAGAAGGGCTACGAGGACAACCTCACCGGCGCCGTCTCGTTCGACCCGGAGCGCGCGAAGCAGGGTCTCGACGCCGCGGGCTGGGTTCCCGGGCCGGACGGCATCCGCGCCAAGGACGGCCAGCCGCTGAGCTTCACGTACGTGCAGACCGGTGACACCCCGACCAAGCGGGCCTCCTCGGGCGCCATGGTGGCGATGCTGAAGAACATCGGCGTCGACCTCAAGGTCCGCGTCGTCCCGTCGACGGACTTCTCGAAGGTCATGGCGAACAAGGAGTTCGACATGGTCTTCAGCGGCTTCAAGTCCTCGGACCCGTACGGCGTCGCCTACATCTGCCAGATGTACTGCACGGACTCGACACTGAACAAGTCCGGCACCGGCACGGCCGCACTCGACGCAGAACTGCGGAAGGTGAACACCCTGCCGACCGCCGACGAGCAGTACGCCGCCGCGAACGCGGTGGAGAAGAAGGCGCTGGCGACCTACGGTCTGCTCCCGGTGTACTCGGGTCCCTCGATCTGGGCGACCAAGCCCGGGCTCGCGAACTGGGGCGCGAGCCTGTTCGCCTTCAGCCCGCTGCCCGAGACCCTCGGCTGGCAGAACGGCTCCTGA